A genomic window from Peromyscus maniculatus bairdii isolate BWxNUB_F1_BW_parent chromosome 1, HU_Pman_BW_mat_3.1, whole genome shotgun sequence includes:
- the Atxn2l gene encoding ataxin-2-like protein isoform X19: MLKPQPPQQTSQPQPPPPTQQAVARRPPGGSSPPNGGLPGPLPATTAPPGPPAAVASCLGPAAAAGSGLRRGAESILAAPAPPQHQERPGAVAIGSVRGQSTGKGPPQSPVFEGVYNNSRMLHFLTAVVGSTCDVKVKNGTTYEGIFKTLSSKFELAVDAVHRKASEPAGGPRREDIVDTMVFKPSDVLLVHFRNVDFNYATKDKFTDSAIAMNSKVNGEHKEKVLQRWEGGDSNSDDYDLESDMSNGWDPNEMFKFNEENYGVKTTYDSSLSSYTVPLEKDNSEEFRQRELRAAQLAREIESSPQYRLRIAMENDDGRTEEEKHSAVQRQGSGRESPSLVSREGKYIPLPQRVREGPRGGVRCSASRGGRPGLSSLPPRGPHHLDNSSPGPGSEARGINGGPSRMSPKAQRPLRGAKTLSSPNNRPSGEASVPPTPAVGRMYPPRSPKSAAPAPVSASCPEPPIGSAVVSSASIPVTSSVVDPGAGSISPASPKISLAPTDVKELPTKEPGRTLEAQELARIAGKVPGLQNEQKRFQLEELRKFGAQFKLQPSSSPETSLDPFPSRILKEEAKGKEKEVDGLLTSDPMGSPVSSKTESILDKEDKPSLAAVGATEGPEQLPPSCPSQTGSPPVGLIKGDDKEEGPVTEQVKKSTLNPNAKEFNPTKPLLSVNKSTSTPTSPGPRTHSTPSIPVLTAGQSGLYSPQYISYIPQIHMGPAVQAPQMYPYPVSNSVPGQQGKYRGAKGSLPPQRSDQHQPASAPPMMQAAAAAAGPPLVAATPYSSYIPYNPQQFPGQPAMMQPMAHYPSQPVFAPMLQSNPRMLTSGSHPQAIVSSSTPQYPSAEQPTPQALYATVHQSYPHHATQLHGHQPQPATTPTGSQPQSQHAAPSPVQHQAGQAPHLGSGQPQQNLYHPGALTGTPPSLPPGPSAQSPQSSFPQPAAVYAIHPHQQLPHGFTNMAHVTQAHVQTGVTAAPPPHPGAPHPPQVMLLHPPQGHGGPPQGAVPPSGVPALSASTPSPYPYIGHPQAPLPPPGELKIVLAAT; encoded by the exons ATGCTGAAGCCTCAGCCGCCACAACAGACCTCGCAGCCCCAGCCGCCGCCCCCCACGCAACAGGCCGTGGCCCGGCGGCCCCCCGGCGGGAGCAGCCCTCCCAACGGCGGCCTCCCGGGGCCGCTGCCCGCCACCACGGCTCCCCCGGGGCCTCCCGCGGCCGTCGCCTCCTGCCTGGGGCCTGCAGCTGCTGCCGGGAGCGGGCTTCGCCGCGGAGCCGAGAGCATCTTGGCGGCGCCAGCGCCACCGCAGCATCAGGAGCGGCCAGGGGCCGTGGCTATCGGCAGCGTCAG GGGACAGAGCACCGGAAAGGGACCCCCGCAGTCACCT GTATTTGAAGGTGTCTATAACAATTCCAGGATGCTGCATTTCCTGACGGCTGTGGTG GGTTCCACTTGTGACGTCAAGGTGAAGAATGGCACCACTTATGAGGGCATTTTCAAGACTCTGAGCTCAAAG TTTGAACTGGCAGTAGACGCAGTACACCGGAAAGCATCTGAGCCAGCAGGTGGGCCTCGGCGGGAAGACATTGTGGACACCATGGTGTTTAAACCAAGTGATGTTCTGCTTGTCCACTTCCGAAATGTTGACTTCAATTATGCTACTAAAG ACAAGTTCACTGACTCGGCCATTGCCATGAACTCTAAGGTGAACGGAGAGCACAAGGAGAAGGTGCTGCAGCGTTGGGAGGGCGGCGACAGCAACAGCGATGACTACGACCTGGAATCCGATATG TCCAATGGATGGGATCCCAATGAGATGTTCAAATTTAATGAGGAGAACTATGGAGTGAAGACTACCTATGACAGCAGTCTGTCTTCTTACAC GGTTCCCTTGGAAAAGGACAACTCAGAAGAGTTTCGGCAGCGGGAGCTCCGTGCAGCCCAGTTGGCTCGAGAGATTGAGTCGAGTCCCCAGTACCGCCTGCGGATTGCCATGGAAAATGATGATGGGCGAACGGAGGAAGAGAAGCACAGTGCAGTTCAGCGGCAGGGTTCTGGGCGGGAGAGCCCCAGCTTGGTGTCCAG GGAGGGGAAGTATATCCCTCTGCCTCAGCGAGTTCGGGAAGGTCCCCGGGGAGGAGTCCGATGCAGCGCTTCTCGAGGAGGACGACCTGGCCTTAGCTCTTTGCCACCTCGTGGCCCTCACCACCTTGATAACAGCAGCCCCGGCCCTGGGTCTGAGGCACGTGGTATCAATGGAG gcccTTCCCGAATGTCCCCCAAGGCGCAGCGGCCTCTGAGAGGTGCCAAGACTTTATCTTCGCCCAACAATAGGCCTTCTGGAGAAGCTTCCGTTCCTCCAACACCTGCAG tGGGCCGGATGTACCCTCCACGGTCTCCCAAGTCTGCTGCCCCCGCCCCAGTCTCGGCTTCCTGTCCTGAGCCTCCCATTGGCTCAGCAGTAGTGTCCTCTGCCTCCATCCCTGTGACATCATCAGTTGTGGATCCTGGAGCAGGCTCTATTTCCCCAGCGTCTCCCAAAATTTCCCTGGCCCCCACTGATG TAAAAGAACTCCCGACCAAGGAGCCCGGTAGGACTTTGGAGGCCCAAGAGCTGGCCCGGATAGCTGGGAAAG TCCCTGGGCTTCAGAATGAACAAAAACGATTTCAGTTGGAAGAACTGAGGAAGTTTGGGGCCCAGTTTAAG CTTCAACCTAGTAGCTCccctgagaccagcctggatcCATTTCCTTCCCGGATCTTAAAAGAAGAGgccaaaggaaaggagaaggaggtggaTGGCCTATTGACTTCAGATCCCATGGGATCCCCAGTCTCCTCCAAGACAGAATCCATATTGGATAAGGAAGATAAACCCTCCCTGGCAGCAGTAGGGGCCACTGAGGGGCCAGAGCAGCTCCCACCATCTTGCCCCAGCCAAACTGGCAGTCCCCCAGTGGGCCTCATCAAGGGAGATGACAAGGAGGAGGGCCCTGTGACTGA ACAAGTAAAGAAGTCTACTTTGAACCCCAATGCCAAGGAGTTCAATCCAACAAAGCCTCTGCTGTCTGTG AACAAATCTACCAGTACTCCCACTTCCCCAGGGCCCCGTACTCACTCAACACCTTCCATACCGGTGCTGACAGCAGGCCAGAGCGGGCTCTACAGTCCCCAGTACATCTCATATATACCTCAGATCCACATGGGACCAGCTGTGCAG GCACCTCAGATGTATCCATATCCTGTATCCAATTCGGTGCCTGGGCAGCAGGGCAAGTACCGGGGTGCAAAAG GCTCGCTTCCCCCCCAGCGCTCAGACCAACACCAGCCAGCCTCAGCCCCTCCGATGATGCaggctgccgctgccgctgctggcCCACCCCTGGTGGCTGCCACACCTTATTCCTCCTACATCCCCTACAACCCACAGCAGTTCCCAGGCCAGCCTGCCATGATGCAGCCCATGGCACACTACCCTTCACAG CCGGTGTTTGCCCCTATGCTTCAAAGTAACCCACGAATGTTGACATCGGGAAGCCACCCCCAGGCCATTGTGTCATCCTCTACTCCTCAGTACCCCTCTGCAGAGCAGCCTACCCCCCAAGCCCTCTATG CCACTGTTCACCAGTCGTACCCACACCACGCCACGCAGCTCCATGGCCACCAGCCGCAGCCGGCCACCACGCCTACTGGGAGCCAGCCGCAGTCCCAGCATGCGGCCCCCAGTCCTGTTCAG CACCAGGCGGGGCAGGCCCCACACCTGGGCAGTGGACAGCCACAGCAGAATCTGTACCATCCAGGGGCCCTAACAGGCACGCCGCCTTCTCTACCACCGGGACCTTCTGCCCAGTCCCCTCAGAGCAGCTTTCCCCAGCCAGCTGCTGTGTATGCCATCCATCCCCACCAGCAGCTGCCCCACGGCTTCACCAACATGGCCCATGTTACCCAG GCCCATGTCCAAACTGGAGTCACAGCAGCCCCGCCCCCACACCCCGGGGCACCCCACCCGCCCCAGGTGATGCTGCTGCACCCCCCCCAGGGCCATGGGGGGCCCCCCCAAGGCGCGGTGCCCCCGAGTGGGGTGCCTGCACTCTCAGCTTCCACACCCTCACCCTACCCCTACATCGGACACCCCCAAG CTCCCCTTCCACCCCCCGGGGAACTGAAGATTGTCCTGGCCGCGACCTGA
- the Atxn2l gene encoding ataxin-2-like protein isoform X11 has protein sequence MLKPQPPQQTSQPQPPPPTQQAVARRPPGGSSPPNGGLPGPLPATTAPPGPPAAVASCLGPAAAAGSGLRRGAESILAAPAPPQHQERPGAVAIGSVRGQSTGKGPPQSPVFEGVYNNSRMLHFLTAVVGSTCDVKVKNGTTYEGIFKTLSSKFELAVDAVHRKASEPAGGPRREDIVDTMVFKPSDVLLVHFRNVDFNYATKDKFTDSAIAMNSKVNGEHKEKVLQRWEGGDSNSDDYDLESDMSNGWDPNEMFKFNEENYGVKTTYDSSLSSYTVPLEKDNSEEFRQRELRAAQLAREIESSPQYRLRIAMENDDGRTEEEKHSAVQRQGSGRESPSLVSREGKYIPLPQRVREGPRGGVRCSASRGGRPGLSSLPPRGPHHLDNSSPGPGSEARGINGGPSRMSPKAQRPLRGAKTLSSPNNRPSGEASVPPTPAVGRMYPPRSPKSAAPAPVSASCPEPPIGSAVVSSASIPVTSSVVDPGAGSISPASPKISLAPTDVKELPTKEPGRTLEAQELARIAGKVPGLQNEQKRFQLEELRKFGAQFKLQPSSSPETSLDPFPSRILKEEAKGKEKEVDGLLTSDPMGSPVSSKTESILDKEDKPSLAAVGATEGPEQLPPSCPSQTGSPPVGLIKGDDKEEGPVTEQVKKSTLNPNAKEFNPTKPLLSVNKSTSTPTSPGPRTHSTPSIPVLTAGQSGLYSPQYISYIPQIHMGPAVQAPQMYPYPVSNSVPGQQGKYRGAKGSLPPQRSDQHQPASAPPMMQAAAAAAGPPLVAATPYSSYIPYNPQQFPGQPAMMQPMAHYPSQPVFAPMLQSNPRMLTSGSHPQAIVSSSTPQYPSAEQPTPQALYATVHQSYPHHATQLHGHQPQPATTPTGSQPQSQHAAPSPVQHQAGQAPHLGSGQPQQNLYHPGALTGTPPSLPPGPSAQSPQSSFPQPAAVYAIHPHQQLPHGFTNMAHVTQAHVQTGVTAAPPPHPGAPHPPQVMLLHPPQGHGGPPQGAVPPSGVPALSASTPSPYPYIGHPQGEQPGQAPGFPGGADDRIPPLPPPGELKIVLAAT, from the exons ATGCTGAAGCCTCAGCCGCCACAACAGACCTCGCAGCCCCAGCCGCCGCCCCCCACGCAACAGGCCGTGGCCCGGCGGCCCCCCGGCGGGAGCAGCCCTCCCAACGGCGGCCTCCCGGGGCCGCTGCCCGCCACCACGGCTCCCCCGGGGCCTCCCGCGGCCGTCGCCTCCTGCCTGGGGCCTGCAGCTGCTGCCGGGAGCGGGCTTCGCCGCGGAGCCGAGAGCATCTTGGCGGCGCCAGCGCCACCGCAGCATCAGGAGCGGCCAGGGGCCGTGGCTATCGGCAGCGTCAG GGGACAGAGCACCGGAAAGGGACCCCCGCAGTCACCT GTATTTGAAGGTGTCTATAACAATTCCAGGATGCTGCATTTCCTGACGGCTGTGGTG GGTTCCACTTGTGACGTCAAGGTGAAGAATGGCACCACTTATGAGGGCATTTTCAAGACTCTGAGCTCAAAG TTTGAACTGGCAGTAGACGCAGTACACCGGAAAGCATCTGAGCCAGCAGGTGGGCCTCGGCGGGAAGACATTGTGGACACCATGGTGTTTAAACCAAGTGATGTTCTGCTTGTCCACTTCCGAAATGTTGACTTCAATTATGCTACTAAAG ACAAGTTCACTGACTCGGCCATTGCCATGAACTCTAAGGTGAACGGAGAGCACAAGGAGAAGGTGCTGCAGCGTTGGGAGGGCGGCGACAGCAACAGCGATGACTACGACCTGGAATCCGATATG TCCAATGGATGGGATCCCAATGAGATGTTCAAATTTAATGAGGAGAACTATGGAGTGAAGACTACCTATGACAGCAGTCTGTCTTCTTACAC GGTTCCCTTGGAAAAGGACAACTCAGAAGAGTTTCGGCAGCGGGAGCTCCGTGCAGCCCAGTTGGCTCGAGAGATTGAGTCGAGTCCCCAGTACCGCCTGCGGATTGCCATGGAAAATGATGATGGGCGAACGGAGGAAGAGAAGCACAGTGCAGTTCAGCGGCAGGGTTCTGGGCGGGAGAGCCCCAGCTTGGTGTCCAG GGAGGGGAAGTATATCCCTCTGCCTCAGCGAGTTCGGGAAGGTCCCCGGGGAGGAGTCCGATGCAGCGCTTCTCGAGGAGGACGACCTGGCCTTAGCTCTTTGCCACCTCGTGGCCCTCACCACCTTGATAACAGCAGCCCCGGCCCTGGGTCTGAGGCACGTGGTATCAATGGAG gcccTTCCCGAATGTCCCCCAAGGCGCAGCGGCCTCTGAGAGGTGCCAAGACTTTATCTTCGCCCAACAATAGGCCTTCTGGAGAAGCTTCCGTTCCTCCAACACCTGCAG tGGGCCGGATGTACCCTCCACGGTCTCCCAAGTCTGCTGCCCCCGCCCCAGTCTCGGCTTCCTGTCCTGAGCCTCCCATTGGCTCAGCAGTAGTGTCCTCTGCCTCCATCCCTGTGACATCATCAGTTGTGGATCCTGGAGCAGGCTCTATTTCCCCAGCGTCTCCCAAAATTTCCCTGGCCCCCACTGATG TAAAAGAACTCCCGACCAAGGAGCCCGGTAGGACTTTGGAGGCCCAAGAGCTGGCCCGGATAGCTGGGAAAG TCCCTGGGCTTCAGAATGAACAAAAACGATTTCAGTTGGAAGAACTGAGGAAGTTTGGGGCCCAGTTTAAG CTTCAACCTAGTAGCTCccctgagaccagcctggatcCATTTCCTTCCCGGATCTTAAAAGAAGAGgccaaaggaaaggagaaggaggtggaTGGCCTATTGACTTCAGATCCCATGGGATCCCCAGTCTCCTCCAAGACAGAATCCATATTGGATAAGGAAGATAAACCCTCCCTGGCAGCAGTAGGGGCCACTGAGGGGCCAGAGCAGCTCCCACCATCTTGCCCCAGCCAAACTGGCAGTCCCCCAGTGGGCCTCATCAAGGGAGATGACAAGGAGGAGGGCCCTGTGACTGA ACAAGTAAAGAAGTCTACTTTGAACCCCAATGCCAAGGAGTTCAATCCAACAAAGCCTCTGCTGTCTGTG AACAAATCTACCAGTACTCCCACTTCCCCAGGGCCCCGTACTCACTCAACACCTTCCATACCGGTGCTGACAGCAGGCCAGAGCGGGCTCTACAGTCCCCAGTACATCTCATATATACCTCAGATCCACATGGGACCAGCTGTGCAG GCACCTCAGATGTATCCATATCCTGTATCCAATTCGGTGCCTGGGCAGCAGGGCAAGTACCGGGGTGCAAAAG GCTCGCTTCCCCCCCAGCGCTCAGACCAACACCAGCCAGCCTCAGCCCCTCCGATGATGCaggctgccgctgccgctgctggcCCACCCCTGGTGGCTGCCACACCTTATTCCTCCTACATCCCCTACAACCCACAGCAGTTCCCAGGCCAGCCTGCCATGATGCAGCCCATGGCACACTACCCTTCACAG CCGGTGTTTGCCCCTATGCTTCAAAGTAACCCACGAATGTTGACATCGGGAAGCCACCCCCAGGCCATTGTGTCATCCTCTACTCCTCAGTACCCCTCTGCAGAGCAGCCTACCCCCCAAGCCCTCTATG CCACTGTTCACCAGTCGTACCCACACCACGCCACGCAGCTCCATGGCCACCAGCCGCAGCCGGCCACCACGCCTACTGGGAGCCAGCCGCAGTCCCAGCATGCGGCCCCCAGTCCTGTTCAG CACCAGGCGGGGCAGGCCCCACACCTGGGCAGTGGACAGCCACAGCAGAATCTGTACCATCCAGGGGCCCTAACAGGCACGCCGCCTTCTCTACCACCGGGACCTTCTGCCCAGTCCCCTCAGAGCAGCTTTCCCCAGCCAGCTGCTGTGTATGCCATCCATCCCCACCAGCAGCTGCCCCACGGCTTCACCAACATGGCCCATGTTACCCAG GCCCATGTCCAAACTGGAGTCACAGCAGCCCCGCCCCCACACCCCGGGGCACCCCACCCGCCCCAGGTGATGCTGCTGCACCCCCCCCAGGGCCATGGGGGGCCCCCCCAAGGCGCGGTGCCCCCGAGTGGGGTGCCTGCACTCTCAGCTTCCACACCCTCACCCTACCCCTACATCGGACACCCCCAAGGTGAGCAGCCTGGCCAGGCGCCTGGATTTCCAGGAGGAGCCGATGACAGGATTC CTCCCCTTCCACCCCCCGGGGAACTGAAGATTGTCCTGGCCGCGACCTGA
- the Atxn2l gene encoding ataxin-2-like protein isoform X38, producing the protein MLSYDPGIGLPRGQSTGKGPPQSPVFEGVYNNSRMLHFLTAVVGSTCDVKVKNGTTYEGIFKTLSSKFELAVDAVHRKASEPAGGPRREDIVDTMVFKPSDVLLVHFRNVDFNYATKDKFTDSAIAMNSKVNGEHKEKVLQRWEGGDSNSDDYDLESDMSNGWDPNEMFKFNEENYGVKTTYDSSLSSYTVPLEKDNSEEFRQRELRAAQLAREIESSPQYRLRIAMENDDGRTEEEKHSAVQRQGSGRESPSLVSREGKYIPLPQRVREGPRGGVRCSASRGGRPGLSSLPPRGPHHLDNSSPGPGSEARGINGGPSRMSPKAQRPLRGAKTLSSPNNRPSGEASVPPTPAVGRMYPPRSPKSAAPAPVSASCPEPPIGSAVVSSASIPVTSSVVDPGAGSISPASPKISLAPTDVKELPTKEPGRTLEAQELARIAGKVPGLQNEQKRFQLEELRKFGAQFKLQPSSSPETSLDPFPSRILKEEAKGKEKEVDGLLTSDPMGSPVSSKTESILDKEDKPSLAAVGATEGPEQLPPSCPSQTGSPPVGLIKGDDKEEGPVTEQVKKSTLNPNAKEFNPTKPLLSVNKSTSTPTSPGPRTHSTPSIPVLTAGQSGLYSPQYISYIPQIHMGPAVQAPQMYPYPVSNSVPGQQGKYRGAKGSLPPQRSDQHQPASAPPMMQAAAAAAGPPLVAATPYSSYIPYNPQQFPGQPAMMQPMAHYPSQPVFAPMLQSNPRMLTSGSHPQAIVSSSTPQYPSAEQPTPQALYATVHQSYPHHATQLHGHQPQPATTPTGSQPQSQHAAPSPVQHQAGQAPHLGSGQPQQNLYHPGALTGTPPSLPPGPSAQSPQSSFPQPAAVYAIHPHQQLPHGFTNMAHVTQAHVQTGVTAAPPPHPGAPHPPQVMLLHPPQGHGGPPQGAVPPSGVPALSASTPSPYPYIGHPQAPLPPPGELKIVLAAT; encoded by the exons ATGCTGTCTTATGACCCGGGCATTGGCTTGCCCCG GGGACAGAGCACCGGAAAGGGACCCCCGCAGTCACCT GTATTTGAAGGTGTCTATAACAATTCCAGGATGCTGCATTTCCTGACGGCTGTGGTG GGTTCCACTTGTGACGTCAAGGTGAAGAATGGCACCACTTATGAGGGCATTTTCAAGACTCTGAGCTCAAAG TTTGAACTGGCAGTAGACGCAGTACACCGGAAAGCATCTGAGCCAGCAGGTGGGCCTCGGCGGGAAGACATTGTGGACACCATGGTGTTTAAACCAAGTGATGTTCTGCTTGTCCACTTCCGAAATGTTGACTTCAATTATGCTACTAAAG ACAAGTTCACTGACTCGGCCATTGCCATGAACTCTAAGGTGAACGGAGAGCACAAGGAGAAGGTGCTGCAGCGTTGGGAGGGCGGCGACAGCAACAGCGATGACTACGACCTGGAATCCGATATG TCCAATGGATGGGATCCCAATGAGATGTTCAAATTTAATGAGGAGAACTATGGAGTGAAGACTACCTATGACAGCAGTCTGTCTTCTTACAC GGTTCCCTTGGAAAAGGACAACTCAGAAGAGTTTCGGCAGCGGGAGCTCCGTGCAGCCCAGTTGGCTCGAGAGATTGAGTCGAGTCCCCAGTACCGCCTGCGGATTGCCATGGAAAATGATGATGGGCGAACGGAGGAAGAGAAGCACAGTGCAGTTCAGCGGCAGGGTTCTGGGCGGGAGAGCCCCAGCTTGGTGTCCAG GGAGGGGAAGTATATCCCTCTGCCTCAGCGAGTTCGGGAAGGTCCCCGGGGAGGAGTCCGATGCAGCGCTTCTCGAGGAGGACGACCTGGCCTTAGCTCTTTGCCACCTCGTGGCCCTCACCACCTTGATAACAGCAGCCCCGGCCCTGGGTCTGAGGCACGTGGTATCAATGGAG gcccTTCCCGAATGTCCCCCAAGGCGCAGCGGCCTCTGAGAGGTGCCAAGACTTTATCTTCGCCCAACAATAGGCCTTCTGGAGAAGCTTCCGTTCCTCCAACACCTGCAG tGGGCCGGATGTACCCTCCACGGTCTCCCAAGTCTGCTGCCCCCGCCCCAGTCTCGGCTTCCTGTCCTGAGCCTCCCATTGGCTCAGCAGTAGTGTCCTCTGCCTCCATCCCTGTGACATCATCAGTTGTGGATCCTGGAGCAGGCTCTATTTCCCCAGCGTCTCCCAAAATTTCCCTGGCCCCCACTGATG TAAAAGAACTCCCGACCAAGGAGCCCGGTAGGACTTTGGAGGCCCAAGAGCTGGCCCGGATAGCTGGGAAAG TCCCTGGGCTTCAGAATGAACAAAAACGATTTCAGTTGGAAGAACTGAGGAAGTTTGGGGCCCAGTTTAAG CTTCAACCTAGTAGCTCccctgagaccagcctggatcCATTTCCTTCCCGGATCTTAAAAGAAGAGgccaaaggaaaggagaaggaggtggaTGGCCTATTGACTTCAGATCCCATGGGATCCCCAGTCTCCTCCAAGACAGAATCCATATTGGATAAGGAAGATAAACCCTCCCTGGCAGCAGTAGGGGCCACTGAGGGGCCAGAGCAGCTCCCACCATCTTGCCCCAGCCAAACTGGCAGTCCCCCAGTGGGCCTCATCAAGGGAGATGACAAGGAGGAGGGCCCTGTGACTGA ACAAGTAAAGAAGTCTACTTTGAACCCCAATGCCAAGGAGTTCAATCCAACAAAGCCTCTGCTGTCTGTG AACAAATCTACCAGTACTCCCACTTCCCCAGGGCCCCGTACTCACTCAACACCTTCCATACCGGTGCTGACAGCAGGCCAGAGCGGGCTCTACAGTCCCCAGTACATCTCATATATACCTCAGATCCACATGGGACCAGCTGTGCAG GCACCTCAGATGTATCCATATCCTGTATCCAATTCGGTGCCTGGGCAGCAGGGCAAGTACCGGGGTGCAAAAG GCTCGCTTCCCCCCCAGCGCTCAGACCAACACCAGCCAGCCTCAGCCCCTCCGATGATGCaggctgccgctgccgctgctggcCCACCCCTGGTGGCTGCCACACCTTATTCCTCCTACATCCCCTACAACCCACAGCAGTTCCCAGGCCAGCCTGCCATGATGCAGCCCATGGCACACTACCCTTCACAG CCGGTGTTTGCCCCTATGCTTCAAAGTAACCCACGAATGTTGACATCGGGAAGCCACCCCCAGGCCATTGTGTCATCCTCTACTCCTCAGTACCCCTCTGCAGAGCAGCCTACCCCCCAAGCCCTCTATG CCACTGTTCACCAGTCGTACCCACACCACGCCACGCAGCTCCATGGCCACCAGCCGCAGCCGGCCACCACGCCTACTGGGAGCCAGCCGCAGTCCCAGCATGCGGCCCCCAGTCCTGTTCAG CACCAGGCGGGGCAGGCCCCACACCTGGGCAGTGGACAGCCACAGCAGAATCTGTACCATCCAGGGGCCCTAACAGGCACGCCGCCTTCTCTACCACCGGGACCTTCTGCCCAGTCCCCTCAGAGCAGCTTTCCCCAGCCAGCTGCTGTGTATGCCATCCATCCCCACCAGCAGCTGCCCCACGGCTTCACCAACATGGCCCATGTTACCCAG GCCCATGTCCAAACTGGAGTCACAGCAGCCCCGCCCCCACACCCCGGGGCACCCCACCCGCCCCAGGTGATGCTGCTGCACCCCCCCCAGGGCCATGGGGGGCCCCCCCAAGGCGCGGTGCCCCCGAGTGGGGTGCCTGCACTCTCAGCTTCCACACCCTCACCCTACCCCTACATCGGACACCCCCAAG CTCCCCTTCCACCCCCCGGGGAACTGAAGATTGTCCTGGCCGCGACCTGA